The Cucurbita pepo subsp. pepo cultivar mu-cu-16 chromosome LG08, ASM280686v2, whole genome shotgun sequence genome contains a region encoding:
- the LOC111800528 gene encoding probable protein S-acyltransferase 16, which produces MKRAFSFSPPVAVVVLAISFIYFSTIFIFIDRWFGLMSSPGIMNAVVFTAVALMCIANYVLAIFTDPGRVPSTYMPDIEDSENPIHEIKRKGGDLRYCQKCSQYKPPRAHHCRVCKRCILRMDHHCIWINNCVGHENYKVFFVFVVYAVVSCIYSLVLLVGSLTIDPSKDEQQIGGPFRTVYVVAGLLLIPLSMALSVLLGWHVYLILHNKTTIEYHEGVRAMWLAEKGGNVYSHPYDLGAFENLTTILGPNILNWICPMSRHKGSGLRFQTAYDKSISASK; this is translated from the exons ATGAAGCGGGccttttccttctctcctCCTGTCGCCGTCGTCGTCTTGGCAATCTCCTTTATCTACTTCTCGAcgatcttcatcttcattgaCCGGTGGTTCGGACTCATGTCCTCGCCTGGAATTATGAACGCCGTCGTTTTCACCGCTGTGGCTCTCATGTGCATCGCCAATTACGTCCTCGCTATCTTTACGGATCCCGGTCGGGTCCCCTCGACCTATATGCCTGATATAGAGGATTCTGAAAACCCTATTCATGAGATCAAGCGTAAG GGAGGTGATCTGAGATACTGCCAAAAGTGTTCTCAATATAAGCCTCCACGTGCACATCATTGCCGAGTTTGCAAAAGATGCATTTTGCGAATG GACCACCATTGCATTTGGATAAATAATTGCGTCGGCCATGAAAACTATAAGGTGTTCTTCGTGTTTGTCGTGTATGCTGTGGTCTCGTGTATCTACTCCCTG GTATTACTAGTTGGCAGTCTCACAATTGATCCTTCTAAGGATGAGCAGCAAATTGGAGGCCCATTTAGGACCGTATAT GTTGTTGCTGGACTGTTGCTAATTCCGTTAAGTATGGCTTTAAGTGTTCTTTTAGGCTGGCACGTTTACCTAATTTTGCACAACAAGACTACAATAGAG TATCATGAAGGAGTAAGAGCTATGTGGCTTGCGGAGAAAGGTGGCAATGTGTACTCACATCCATATGATCTTGGTGCCTTTGAGAATCTTACCACG ATTCTTGgcccaaatattttaaactggATATGCCCTATGTCGAGACATAAAGGCTCTGGTCTTCGCTTCCAAACGGCCTATGACAAATCAATTAGCGCATCGAAGTGA
- the LOC111800530 gene encoding aspartic proteinase PCS1-like → MRDYCISLNPLNNPFLKYCFSFFLISLVFVFQNPLLCFSLNPALILPLKTQVIPPESVPRSPDKLPFRHNVSLTVSLTVGTPPQNVTMVIDTGSELSWLHCNRSQNSSSSSSTFNTVQSSSYTPIPCSSSTCTDQTRDFPIPASCDSNQLCHATLSYADASSSEGNLAADTFNIGNSGIPNVVFGCMDSIFSSNNEEDSKNTGLMGMNRGSLSFVSQMGFPKFSYCISEYDFPGLLLLGDANFSWLAPLNYTPMIQISTPLPYFDRVAYTVQLQGIKVSNKLLPIPESVFEPDHTGAGQTMVDSGTQFTFLLGQAYTVLRDEFLNQTAGSLRVFEDPNFVFQGAMDLCYRVPTNQTHLPPLPAVTLVFRGAEMTVTGDRILYRVAGEIRGNDTIYCFTFGNSDLLGVEAYVIGHLHQQNVWMEFDLKKSRIGLAEIRCDLAGQKLGMGP, encoded by the coding sequence atgagGGATTATTGTATAAGTTTAAATCCCTTGAACAACCCATTTCTCAAATattgtttctctttcttcttaatttctcTGGTTTTTGTCTTTCAAAATCCATTACTCTGTTTCTCATTGAACCCAGCCCTTATTTTGCCCCTCAAAACCCAGGTGATTCCGCCTGAATCCGTCCCGCGATCTCCCGACAAGCTCCCTTTCCGGCATAACGTCAGCCTTACTGTCTCTCTGACTGTCGGAACGCCGCCGCAGAATGTCACGATGGTCATCGACACTGGCAGCGAACTCTCATGGCTCCACTGTAACAGATCACAAAActcctcttcttcatcttcaacatTCAACACAGTCCAGTCCTCTTCCTACACTCCTATCCCTTGTTCCTCCTCCACGTGTACCGACCAAACAAGGGATTTTCCGATTCCGGCATCGTGTGATTCAAATCAGCTCTGTCACGCTACTCTGTCTTACGCCGACGCCTCTTCTTCAGAAGGAAATCTCGCCGCCGATACGTTTAACATCGGCAATTCCGGTATTCCGAATGTGGTTTTCGGCTGTATGGATTCAATTTTCAGTTCCAACAATGAAGAAGACTCCAAAAACACCGGATTAATGGGTATGAATCGTGGATCTTTgtcttttgtttctcaaatgGGTTTCCCCAAATTTTCCTATTGCATATCGGAATATGATTTTCCCGGTTTGTTATTACTCGGAGATGCCAATTTTTCATGGTTGGCTCCGTTGAATTACACTCCAATGATCCAAATATCCACGCCATTGCCGTATTTCGATCGAGTCGCTTACACGGTTCAATTGCAAGGAATCAAAGTTTCCAACAAGTTACTTCCAATACCGGAATCGGTCTTCGAACCGGACCATACCGGCGCCGGTCAGACCATGGTCGATTCAGGCACACAGTTCACTTTCCTTCTCGGGCAAGCTTACACCGTTCTCCGAGACGAGTTCCTGAACCAAACCGCCGGTTCGCTTCGTGTTTTCGAGGATCCGAATTTCGTTTTCCAAGGAGCTATGGATCTTTGCTACCGAGTTCCAACGAATCAAACCCATCTCCCGCCGCTGCCAGCGGTGACGCTGGTGTTTCGCGGCGCTGAGATGACAGTTACCGGCGACCGTATTCTGTACAGAGTGGCCGGAGAAATAAGAGGGAACGATACGATTTATTGCTTTACATTCGGGAACTCGGATCTTCTGGGCGTTGAAGCGTACGTGATTGGGCATCTCCATCAACAAAACGTGTGGATGGAATTCGATCTGAAAAAATCGCGGATCGGGTTGGCGGAGATCCGGTGCGATTTAGCGGGTCAGAAATTGGGCATGGGCCCGTAA
- the LOC111800182 gene encoding uncharacterized protein LOC111800182, with the protein MASLCSFPRISSADPIKHLAAAPFPPSNRPIRPSALSLRQSSRNQKRTSTIVAAIGDVSADGTTYLIAGAVAVALVGTAFPILFSRKDLCPVCDGAGFVRKSGAALRANAARKDQAQIVCSRCNGLGKLNQVDK; encoded by the exons ATGGCGTCCTTATGTTCATTTCCACGCATTTCTTCTGCAGATCCCATCAAGCATCTCGCCGCCGCCCCCTTTCCGCCGTCCAATCGCCCGATTAGACCATCGGCGTTGTCTCTCCGGCAAAGCAGCCGCAACCAGAAAAGAACTTCTACGATTGTCGCCGCCATCGGAGACGTCTCCGCTGACGGCACCACGTATTTGATCGCCGGCGCCGTCGCTGTGGCTCTCGTTGGTACCGCCTTCCCTATACTCTTCTCTCGCAAAGACCT GTGCCCGGTATGCGACGGCGCAGGGTTTGTCCGGAAGTCGGGGGCGGCGCTGAGGGCCAATGCCGCTCGTAAAGACCAAGCTCAGATCGTTTGTTCTCGTTGCAATGGCCTGGGCAAGCTCAATCAAGTGGACAAataa
- the LOC111800531 gene encoding E3 ubiquitin-protein ligase RDUF1-like — MYHDDASDPDPFFVPRLRRSGRNSEDRSPFNRIIVLRNPSNVGAISNNDIGGGGNYEIYYDDGTGASLRPLPYNISEFLMGSGFDRLLNQLAQLEVNGVNPLEQPPASKAAIESLPVVKILDSHVPMESHCAVCKEPFELDSEAREMPCKHIYHSDCILPWLSIRNSCPVCRHQLPTNSGRSSPASAEEVVGLTIWRLPGGGFAVGRFTWGREATQHNLPVVYTEIDGSFSTTSGVPRRITWASSRGRSNEGGGFRRLRRSFSSFFGRFRSSSRRSSSGPGLI, encoded by the coding sequence ATGTACCACGACGACGCTTCCGACCCAGACCCTTTCTTCGTTCCGAGATTGCGTCGCAGCGGAAGAAACAGCGAGGATCGCTCCCCTTTCAATCGTATTATTGTTCTACGCAATCCCTCTAATGTTGGCGCTATTAGTAATAATGATATTGGAGGTGGAGGAAATTATGAGATTTATTATGATGATGGTACCGGGGCTAGCCTGCGCCCTTTGCCTTATAATATATCCGAGTTCTTGATGGGATCGGGGTTTGATCGTCTTCTCAATCAATTAGCGCAGCTGGAGGTGAACGGGGTTAACCCATTGGAACAACCACCGGCTTCTAAGGCTGCAATCGAATCGTTGCCTGTGGTTAAGATTCTTGATAGTCATGTGCCTATGGAATCGCATTGTGCGGTCTGTAAGGAGCCATTTGAGCTCGACTCTGAAGCTCGAGAAATGCCGTGTAAACATATTTACCATTCGGATTGCATACTTCCTTGGCTTTCTATCCGGAATTCTTGTCCTGTTTGTCGGCACCAGTTGCCTACCAACAGTGGCAGAAGCTCCCCTGCGTCTGCTGAAGAAGTTGTTGGATTAACAATTTGGAGGCTTCCGGGTGGGGGATTTGCTGTTGGAAGGTTTACTTGGGGTAGGGAAGCTACCCAACATAACCTTCCTGTTGTTTACACTGAAATTGATGGTAGTTTTAGTACCACCAGTGGTGTTCCAAGGAGGATTACATGGGCGTCGAGCCGAGGAAGATCAAACGAAGGTGGTGGTTTTCGTCGTCTTCGACGCAGTTTCTCCTCCTTTTTTGGGAGGTTTAGAAGTTCATCCCGTCGTTCTAGTTCGGGACCTGGTTTAATATGA
- the LOC111800532 gene encoding L-type lectin-domain containing receptor kinase S.4-like, translating to MAQFFLLCFFFLLFFAAPAASQQLYFAGFHDAAAAANLSLTDIAKIEPNGILKLTNDTSRLQGHAFYTSPVRFKNSSDGKAFSFSTAFAIAVVPEYPTLGGHGLAFTIAPSKTLRGLPSQYLGLLNATDVGNFSNHLLAVEFDTVQDFEFGDINDNHVGINLNNMVSNASTTASYFVDDGPTKQNLTLKSGRPVQAWIDYDSSVNSLTVALSPFSTKPKKPILSFNVDLSPILHEFMYVGFSASTGLLASSHYVLGWSFSMNGAAQSLDLSSLPSVPGPKKNHTGFTIGVSVTAVLIVIIAICVAVFIIWKIKTADIIESWELEIGPHRYSYKELKQATKRFRDKELLGRGGFGKVYKGTLPNTKTQVAVKRISHESKQGLREFVSEIASIGRLRHRNLVQLLGWCRRRGDLLLVYEFMANGSLDNYIFDEPDVILSWNQRFRIIKGVASGLLYLHEGYEQVVLHRDVKASNVLLDSEMNGKLGDFGLARLYEHGANPSTTRVVGTLGYLAPELPRTGKSTTSSDVYAFGALLLEVACGRRPIDPKVSSEELVLVDWVWENYREGKLLEVMDPKLKGDFNEVEAVMILKLGLFCSNDTAAARPSMKQVVRFLEGEIGVPDEISAPRVMEGGKNSEGFDAFVNSFASSSFNKFSTTSLTGNRDMDMSFASISTSLSLLSGRD from the exons ATGGCCCAATTCtttctcctctgtttcttctttctcctcttcttcgCCGCCCCCGCCGCGTCGCAGCAGCTCTACTTCGCCGGATTCCACGACGCCGCCGCTGCAGCCAACTTATCTCTCACGGACATCGCCAAGATCGAGCCGAATGGAATCTTAAAGCTCACGAACGACACCAGTCGACTACAGGGTCATGCCTTTTATACCTCCCCTGTTCGCTTCAAAAACTCCTCCGACGGCAAAGctttttccttctccaccGCTTTCGCCATCGCCGTCGTCCCCGAGTATCCAACCCTCGGTGGTCATGGCCTTGCCTTCACAATCGCACCCTCCAAAACCCTCCGTGGATTACCCAGTCAGTATTTAGGCCTTCTCAATGCCACCGATGTCGGGAACTTCTCGAACCATCTCTTGGCTGTCGAGTTCGACACCGTTCAAGATTTCGAGTTTGGCGACATCAACGACAACCATGTCGGAATCAATCTCAATAATATGGTGTCTAATGCCTCTACCACAGCTTCCTATTTCGTCGACGACGGACCCACCAAACAAAACTTAACCCTAAAAAGTGGGAGGCCAGTTCAAGCGTGGATCGATTATGATTCCTCTGTAAATTCCCTCACCGTCGCGCTTTCACCGTTTTCGACCAAACCCAAGAAGCCGATTCTGTCGTTTAATGTAGATCTCTCTCCGATTCTTCACGAGTTTATGTATGTTGGGTTCTCCGCCTCGACAGGGCTTCTTGCGAGCTCTCACTATGTGTTGGGATGGAGTTTCAGTATGAACGGCGCCGCCCAGTCTCTGGATCTTTCCTCTTTGCCGTCTGTTCCAGGTCCGAAGAAGAACCACACTGGTTTCACGATTGGGGTTTCCGTTACGGCTGTTTTAATCGTGATAATAGCGATTTGTGTTGCTGTCTTCATCATTTGGAAGATAAAAACCGCGGACATAATCGAATCATGGGAGCTTGAAATTGGCCCTCATCGATACTCTTACAAGGAGCTTAAGCAAGCGACTAAGCGATTTAGGGATAAAGAGCTTCTGGGTCGCGGTGGATTTGGGAAGGTTTATAAAGGGACTTTACCAAATACGAAAACCCAAGTGGCTGTTAAGCGAATTTCTCATGAATCGAAACAGGGTTTGAGGGAATTTGTGTCGGAAATTGCTAGTATTGGTCGGCTTCGTCACCGGAACTTGGTTCAGTTACTGGGATGGTGTCGCCGCCGTGGCGATCTGCTTCTGGTTTATGAGTTTATGGCTAATGGAAGCTTGGATAACTACATTTTTGATGAGCCGGATGTGATTTTGAGCTGGAATCAGAGGTTTCGGATCATTAAGGGCGTCGCCTCCGGTCTTTTATACTTGCACGAAGGCTACGAACAG GTTGTTCTTCATAGAGATGTGAAGGCCAGTAATGTTCTGCTCGACAGCGAGATGAACGGGAAGCTCGGCGATTTCGGCCTTGCGCGGCTGTACGAGCACGGGGCGAATCCAAGCACAACGCGGGTCGTCGGAACATTGGGATATCTGGCGCCGGAGCTTCCCAGAACAGGGAAGTCCACCACAAGCTCAGATGTATATGCATTTGGCGCACTGCTACTGGAAGTGGCCTGCGGACGGCGGCCAATCGACCCGAAAGTGTCGTCGGAGGAATTGGTGCTGGTGGATTGGGTATGGGAGAATTACAGAGAAGGGAAATTACTGGAAGTAATGGATCCAAAATTGAAAGGGGATTTCAATGAGGTTGAAGCTGTTATGATTCTGAAATTGGGGTTGTTCTGTTCGAACGATACGGCGGCGGCACGGCCGAGTATGAAGCAGGTGGTGCGGTTTTTGGAGGGAGAAATTGGCGTTCCCGACGAGATTTCAGCGCCGAGAGTGATGGAAGGAGGGAAGAACAGTGAAGGGTTCGATGCTTTTGTGAATTCGtttgcttcttcttcgtttAACAAGTTCAGCACCACTTCGTTGACGGGAAATCGAGATATGGATATGAGTTTTGCTTCTATTTCCACGTCTCTTTCGCTTCTAAGTGGCAGAGACTGA
- the LOC111800183 gene encoding LRR receptor-like serine/threonine-protein kinase EFR has protein sequence MASPNFITFVLCHYFLFLHYSQAVLHPPFDNNTDQEALLSFKSSLIDPHGALDSWHPNSSFCKWLGVLCNLKRRRVIRLRLEHRSLAGPISPHLTNLSFLRRLELQGNNFSGRIPPEIHRLFRLRVLNLSSNSLHGTIPPSLSHCSMLRVVDVFGNELRGRIPSELGSLSALYDLNLGRNNFSGTIPSSFGNLSSLNKLTVVTNNLEGPIPDELGRLNRLWYLHLGDNKISGSFPAQLMNISSLNMLSLPKNQLSGELPSNLFIALSNLSIAFFGGNMFDGQIPESLSNASKLERFDLSVNQISGEIPSFWKLERIQELNLEMNYLTSNGKEGLNFITSLTNSTHLKMLSVATNLLTGQLPRSIGNLSAHFSKLLMAENQFSGSIPSEIGNLGGLISVSLPSNSFMGNIPSSLSNLKNLQVLSLESNILSGSIPEPFGNLSELSLFLVSDNKLSGKIPLSLTNCERLLVFDLSQNGLSGNLPKEIFSFPNLLEFNVSVNNLTGSLPSEIDKLLMVQLFDVATNQLSGAIPDTIGNFLNLEYLIMSGNSFEGPIPSSLANLKVVTLIDISSNRLSATIPSLDGLQYLQYLNLSSNKLQGEVPKSGIFLNISAVFLSDNPELCGGIVELRLPKCSVGSTGKRKIGKLIAGVVAGGIGACLAIATAFLFWIRRKPVAKMDTDLSLLEGVHRAYSYYELKHATRDFAQENLIGKGSFGSVYKGVTRDGNSIAIKVIDLDHRGGMKGFVNECEVLRNIRHRNLVKILSACSSLEFKALVLEFMPNGNLETWLHGRGDGRSERWLPLKQRINIALDVAAAMEYLHDGFETPVVHCDLKPSNVLLDEDMTAHVADFGLARFLQDQGDSTSHSQSISSGLRGSIGYIAPGSLLY, from the coding sequence ATGGCTTCTCCCAATTTCATAACCTTTGTCCTTTGCCATTACTTTCTGTTTCTTCACTATTCTCAAGCTGTTCTTCATCCTCCCTTTGACAACAACACTGATCAGGAAGCTCTGCTTTCATTCAAATCTTCACTCATTGATCCACATGGTGCCTTGGATTCTTGGCATCCAAACAGTTCCTTCTGCAAATGGCTTGGTGTTCTCTGCAACCTGAAAAGGCGTCGAGTCATCAGACTCCGACTTGAACATCGCTCGCTAGCTGGACCGATTTCTCCTCACCTCACCAACCTTTCGTTTCTTCGCCGTCTTGAGCTTCAAGGGAATAACTTCTCCGGGAGAATTCCACCGGAGATTCACCGCCTCTTTCGGTTGCGAGTTTTGAACTTGAGTTCCAACAGCCTTCATGGAACCATTCCACCATCTTTGAGCCATTGTTCGATGCTTCGTGTCGTTGATGTTTTCGGGAATGAGCTTCGTGGTAGAATTCCATCAGAACTAGGTAGCTTATCAGCACTTTACGATTTGAATCTCGGCCGAAATAACTTCTCAGGAACCATCCCTTCTTCATTTGGTAATCTATCTTCTCTCAACAAGTTGACTGTagttacaaataatttagagGGTCCAATCCCAGATGAACTAGGTCGTCTCAATCGACTCTGGTATTTACATCTAGGAGATAACAAAATCTCCGGCAGTTTTCCTGCTCAACTGATGAACATTTCTTCTCTTAATATGCTTTCTTTACCAAAGAATCAGCTTTCTGGCGAACTTCCATCTAATTTGTTCATAGCATTAAGTAATCTTTCCATTGCGTTCTTTGGAGGAAACATGTTTGATGGCCAAATCCCTGAATCACTTTCTAATGCCTCCAAACTCGAAAGATTTGACCTATCAGTGAACCAAATTTCAGGAGAAATTCCTTCATTTTGGAAGCTAGAAAGGATTCAGGAACTGAATCTTGAAATGAACTACCTAACAAGCAATGGAAAGGAAGGTCTCAACTTTATTACTTCACTTACCAATTCAACTCACCTGAAAATGTTGTCAGTGGCCACAAATTTACTCACGGGACAGCTTCCTCGGTCCATTGGAAACTTGTCAGCTCATTTTTCTAAGCTTCTAATGGCAGAAAACCAGTTTAGTGGAAGCATCCCTAGTGAAATAGGAAACTTGGGTGGCCTCATTTCTGTATCTTTACCTTCAAATTCCTTCATGGGTAACATTCCTTCTTCATTATCAAACCTCAAGAACTTGCAGGTGCTATCATTAGAATCAAATATTCTTTCAGGCTCCATCCCTGAACCGTTTGGTAATCTAAGTGAGCTCTCTCTGTTTTTAGTCAGTGATAACAAATTAAGTGGAAAAATTCCTCTCAGTTTAACAAACTGTGAGCGTCTACTCGTATTTGATCTATCACAAAATGGGTTGAGCGGGAACTTACCAAAGGAGATCTTTAGCTTCCCAAATCTTTTGGAATTCAATGTTTCAGTCAACAACTTGACAGGTTCTTTGCCTTCTGAAATTGACAAGCTATTGATGGTTCAATTATTCGATGTCGCCACAAATCAACTCTCCGGAGCCATTCCAGACACCATAGGAAACTTCTTGAATCTTGAGTACTTGATCATGTCTGGCAATTCTTTCGAAGGACCAATTCCCAGTTCATTGGCCAATTTGAAAGTGGTAACTCTCATAgacatttcatcaaacaggTTGTCTGCAACAATCCCTTCTCTTGATGGCCTCCAATACCTCCAATACTTGAACCTCTCTTCCAATAAACTACAAGGAGAAGTACCTAAAAGTGGCATATTTCTCAACATATCAGCCGTATTTCTATCCGACAACCCCGAGCTTTGCGGCGGCATTGTTGAACTTAGACTACCAAAATGCTCTGTTGGCTCAACtggcaaaagaaaaattgggaAATTAATTGCAGGAGTTGTTGCAGGAGGAATTGGTGCATGCCTCGCAATTGCTACGGCTTTCTTGTTCTGGATAAGAAGGAAACCAGTGGCGAAAATGGACACAGATTTGAGTTTATTGGAAGGGGTTCATAGGGCATATTCATACTACGAATTGAAACATGCGACGAGGGATTTCGCCCAAGAAAATCTAATCGGAAAGGGGAGCTTCGGATCCGTTTACAAAGGCGTAACGAGAGACGGAAACTCAATCGCCATTAAAGTAATCGATTTAGACCATCGAGGTGGAATGAAAGGTTTTGTTAACGAATGTGAAGTTCTCAGAAACATAAGGCATCGGAACCTGGTGAAGATCCTGAGTGCTTGTTCCAGTTTGGAATTCAAAGCATTGGTTCTGGAATTTATGCCGAATGGAAACTTGGAAACCTGGCTTCACGGAAGAGGAGATGGGCGATCAGAGCGATGGCTGCCTCTGAAACAGAGAATAAACATAGCGCTAGACGTAGCGGCTGCAATGGAGTATCTTCACGATGGATTCGAAACTCCTGTAGTTCATTGCGATCTGAAGCCGAGCAATGTTCTTCTGGATGAAGACATGACCGCCCATGTTGCTGATTTTGGGCTGGCAAGATTTCTTCAAGATCAAGGCGATTCTACGAGCCATAGTCAGAGCATTAGTAGTGGGCTAAGAGGTTCCATCGGCTACATTGCACCAGGTAGTCTTTTATACTAG
- the LOC111800538 gene encoding heparanase-like protein 1, which translates to MGTIVIDGTKTIAETDENFVCLTLDIWPHDECRWSKLCVWDGHASMLNLDLTLPILNKAVQAFKSVRIRVGGTLQDKLIYNVGAGFKGTCHPFQAIVGSLFDFSVGCLYMERWDDLNNFFNNTGAIVTFGLNALLGKHNTKGIQWEGKWNYSNAEALIQYTVEKNYKINSWEFGNELVGRISIGASITAAQYAEDLLKLREIIDRLYNNSQQKPLIVAPGAFFDEAWYDEFVRKTGPKVVDVLTHHIYNMGAGNDPKLIYRFVNSTYLSQVSNTFEQLENVIQKNAPWAAAWVGEAGGAYQGGSPHLSDTFINSFWYLDQLGMASLYNTKVYCRQTLIGGFYGVLKSSTLLPTPDYYGALLFHRLMGPGVLKIDNKVSSDLRSYAHCSRGRSGVTLLLINLSNTTNFLITIQNDMNMSLQKRTALREEYHLTPKDGLLRSSTVLLNGNPLETTKEGDIPNLVPVYRQSNSYIHIASWSIAFVVIPDFVAPACK; encoded by the exons ATGGGTACAATTGTGATTGATGGAACCAAAACGATAGCAGAAACAGATGAAAATTTCGTTTGTTTAACTTTGGACATTTGGCCTCACGATGAGTGTCGTTGGTCCAAACTTTGTGTTTGGGATGGTCATGCATCGATGCTCAACTTG GATTTAACTCTTCCTATCCTTAACAAAGCAGTTCAAG CTTTCAAGTCGGTAAGGATTAGAGTAGGAGGTACTTTGCAAGACAAATTGATCTATAACGTCGGGGCTGGTTTCAAGGGAACCTGTCACCCATTTCAAGCAATCGTAGGTTCGTTATTTGACTTCTCAGTGGGATGTTTGTATATGGAACGGTGGGATGATTTGAACAACTTTTTCAATAATACGGG GGCCATTGTGACTTTTGGCTTGAATGCTCTGTTGGGTAAGCACAATACAAAAGGAATTCAATGGGAAGGAAAATGGAATTATAGCAATGCCGAGGCTCTTATTCAATACACCGTAGAgaagaattataaaataaattcatggGAGTTCG GCAATGAATTGGTGGGACGTATTAGTATTGGTGCAAGTATTACTGCAGCACAATACGCAGAAGATCTTCTCAAGCTTCGAGAAATCATAGATCGTTTGTATAATAACTCCCAACAAAAACCTCTGATTGTAGCACCGGGTGCATTCTTTGATGAGGCATGGTATGATGAATTTGTTAGAAAAACTGGACCAAAAGTTGTCGATGTTCTCACTCATCATATATATAACATGGGTGCAG GTAATGACCCCAAATTGATTTACAGATTCGTTAACTCTACGTATCTTTCTCAAGTATCAAACACATTTGAACAACTTGAGAATGTAATTCAAAAGAATGCCCCGTGGGCTGCGGCTTGGGTTGGAGAAGCAGGTGGAGCCTATCAGGGTGGAAGTCCTCATCTTTCCGATACATTTATCAATAGTTTTTG GTATTTGGATCAGCTTGGGATGGCTTCTTTGTACAATACGAAAGTATATTGTAGGCAGACTTTGATCGGTGGATTCTATGGCGTCCTCAAATCCTCAACTTTACTTCCTACACCGGATTACTACGG tgCACTTCTCTTTCACCGACTTATGGGACCGGGAGTTCTCAAAATTGACAATAAGGTGTCTTCTGACCTTCGTAGCTACGCTCATTGCTCAAGAGGAAGA TCGGGTGTGACCTTGCTTCTCATCAATTTGAGCAACACAACTAACTTTTTAATCACCATTCAAAATGACATGAACATGAGCTT ACAAAAAAGAACCGCTTTAAGAGAAGAATATCATTTAACTCCAAAAGATGGTCTACTTCGAAGCTCCACGGTACTCTTAAATGGAAATCCATTGGAAACTACAAAAGAGGGAGACATACCAAATCTTGTACCCGTCTACCGTCAGAGCAACTCTTATATACATATTGCTAGTTGGTCCATTGCTTTTGTTGTCATTCCTGACTTTGTAGCTCCCGCCTGCAAGTGA
- the LOC111800537 gene encoding tropinone reductase homolog has protein sequence MANTDRDQRWTLQGMTALVTGGTHGIGRATVEELAAFGATVHTCSRSQGDLDKCLKEWEEMGFNVSGSVCDVHSREQRKQLMETVSSLFNGSLNILVNNAGTWAYKNSEDVTEEELSSVMSTNFEASFHFSQLAHPLMKASGNGSIVFMSSVAGSMSLPLSTAYAASKAAINQITRNLACEWAKDNIRTNAVAPWIIKTRFVKPPTDDPIHVEVMNHMLSVTPLKRAGEPHEVSSMVAFLCLPTASYITGQVLYVDGGHTVNAFPIPNA, from the exons ATGGCGAACACCGACAGAGATCAAAGATGGACGCTTCAGGGGATGACTGCTCTAGTCACCGGCGGAACCCACGGCATTGG GCGAGCCACGGTGGAGGAGCTTGCAGCATTTGGTGCCACTGTCCACACATGCTCGCGAAGCCAGGGAGATTTGGACAAATGCCTGAAAGAATGGGAAGAAATGGGGTTCAATGTAAGTGGGTCTGTGTGCGATGTGCATAGCAGAGAACAGAGGAAGCAGCTGATGGAAACCGTGTCGTCTCTGTTCAATGGAAGCCTCAACATTTTG GTGAATAATGCTGGGACATGGGCGTACAAGAACTCCGAAGACGTTACGGAGGAAGAGCTTTCGAGTGTTATGAGTACCAATTTTGAAGCGTCGTTTCATTTTAGCCAACTCGCTCATCCTTTGATGAAAGCTTCTGGTAATGGAAGCATTGTGTTCATGTCCTCTGTTGCAGGCTCGATGTCGCTTCCACTATCTACTGCATACGCTGCATCCAAAG CTGCCATAAACCAAATCACAAGGAACTTAGCATGCGAATGGGCCAAAGACAACATCCGCACAAACGCAGTGGCTCCATGGATCATCAAAACTCGCTTTGTGAAACCTCCCACC GATGATCCGATCCATGTAGAAGTAATGAACCACATGCTGTCAGTAACACCTCTCAAACGTGCTGGGGAGCCACATGAAGTTTCTTCAATGGTTGCCTTTCTGTGTCTTCCAACAGCGTCTTATATTACTGGACAAGTTTTGTATGTTGATGGTGGCCACACTGTGAACGCTTTCCCCATCCCCAATGCTTGA